Within Flagellimonas maritima, the genomic segment GATGGAGGTGGTTGCAAAGGATAACAAATTACAGAAGTTATTGGGATTGAAAACCCACTCGTATGAACAGGCTATCGAAATGGCATTCAAAAAAATTGAGCAGAACCTGGTTCTTAGCAGTTGGAAAGATAGTATAGCAAGTGGAAGAATCAGTGATGATTTGGAAAAATACATTCAAGTGCCAAAATACGGGGTGCTGAAAGATGTAAAAAAAATGCCCATCAAAAATGAAGAAGAAGTTTTGAACAATATTTGGCGTATAGGTGGTTCGCAAGGGTGGTATTATGGCGATTGGCTCTGGAAAATTCGAGGTTTTTTGGATAAGCTGAACGGGGGTCCGGGCTTAAGGCGCGGACGTACCAATCCTGATAAAATTTTTCCTGGGGATGCCCTTGATTTTTGGCGTGTATTGCTTGCCGATAAGAAAGCAAAACGCTTACTGCTTTTTGCTGAAATGCGAATGCCTGGAGAAGCATGGCTAGAGTTTAAAATAGACGATAAAAATGTTCTTCACCAAGTAGCAACCTTTAGGCCAAAAGGACTTAGGGGCAGGCTCTATTGGTACAGCGTATTGCCTTTTCATTATTTTATTTTTGGAGGAATGATCAGAAATCTTTCCAAAACATAACGTTCCGGTCCAAATTTTGAAACAAATTCCCCAATATATCGTCAAATCTTAAAGTTGAAAGCAACCCTTCTACGCAAAATACTGTCTTTCCAATATAAGTTATAGAAAATTTACACTATGCAGTTACTCAAACCTACCGTATCATCCCTATTCGTTATGCTATTTTGCCAGTGTCTATCCGCACAGACAATAGCATCCAAAATAATTGATGGCAAGACCAAAGAGCCCATTCCATACGCCACCGTTCAATACGGTGAGAACCTAGGTGTCATCACGAACGAAGAAGGACGTTTTAGTTTTGAGTTGGAAGAATCCGTACAGTATTTGGATTCTATCTATATCTCAAGTATAGGATATGCCAAAACTGGATTCCCGTTTCAAAAGTCATTGGACAGTATTATATCAATTACCCCTAAAGCCATTGAACTGAGCGGTGTATATCTTTTTGACAAAGAGCTCAGCGTTGATGACATTATGGAAAGAGTAGAAGAACGTCTTCCCATTAATTACAATAAAGCACCGATAAAACAGCGGTTTTTTCTACGGCAGTCCACTTTCAATACCATGCAGAAGCTCAACATTGAGTTCAAAAAATCCACCATAGAAGAATTGAACAAAAAATTGATAGACAGCATTATCTCAATCCTTCCCAGAAATGCGCAGTATTATACTGAAACACTAGGCGATTTTTACCGCTCTGAAGAATTGAACAAACTTGAAGTCATCAAGGCGGCCGAGCTTTATGACAAAAGCAATGAAGGTTCCATGGAGGCACTTTCAGATAAAATGGAAGCCATTTTTAAGGCCAACGTAAAACCTGACTCATACTTAAAAATAAAATCAGGCATATTTGGGCAAAAAGTACAAGTGGATTCCATTTTGGATGCAGAAGATGAGGCTTCAGAATTGGAAGCAGAATTAAAAGAACCTGAAAAGACCGATTTTTTAGGAAATAGGAAGTATGTACTAAATCAAATCCATAATCAATTCTTCGGAAAGAAATCCAAATTGGATGTAGCAAAAAAATTAAATCGTTATGATTTTGAGCTTCTGGGATATTCAGAATTGGAAAACCAAGGAGTTTATGTAATCGGCTACGAACCTTCGCGGCGTGCAGATTTCAGGGGCAAACTTTTTGTGAACATAGAGGATTTTGCAATCATGCGCATAGACTACGAAAATGTAAAATCCTTAAAAAGTATTAAACTACTGGGGTTCAGTTACCAAGAACATACCTATAAGGGCACTACCGTTTTTTCCAAATTTGGCAAAGATAAATATGTGCCCAAGTTTATGGCATTGACCTTTGGACGTAAAATGGGTGTGGACCGACCTTTAAAAGTGATTGAAAAGAATAAACATGTCAAGGGGCGAAGAAAACAAAACGAACTGTCCCTTGCCTTGGATATTATCAATTATAACACTGAAAAATTTGAAATGGTGGTTTTTGATTCTGATGTGGTCCCAAAATCCAGTTTGGAAAACCTGGAAGAAGATGAAACCGTAAAAGCAATTTATCTATCGGCCTACAATCCAGAATTTTGGAAGGGCTATACTATAATGGAACCCAACCAAGCGATACGGGAGTTTACTGTGGTTGAGTAGATTTAAGACTACAGATTTCTGAAAGCGGAACCTCCAAAGCTTGGCTGATACGGAACAAGGTATGAACAGTTGCATTGGTACGACCTTTTTCTATTCTGGAAATATTTGTTGTATCAATTCTCGCTTCAATTCTGTCCACCAAATCCACTTGTGCAAGCCCTTTCTTTAAGCGAATACAGTTGATATTTTACCAATTTTCTCTAAACCATTCTTTTTTAACTTGTCATATATGACATTTAATAACTGCTAAAAATAAGCTTCCTTGCTTATAAAATGAGCAAGCGTGACCAACGATAAAGTTTTAATACAATGGATTGAAGACACCTATGGAATTCCTGAAGAATTAGCAAAAGTGTTGGATTATGGTATTGAAATGCTGTTTTATCTGAAGCCTGATTCATTTGAGCCTAAAGAAGTACAAGAAGTGGTTTCGGCTATGAGGGGGTTGATAATTGGGTTAAGAAGCTGAAGTCAGGACTCAAGTTCAAAGACAAAAATCAAGGTTCAAGTTCAAGCTCAAAAAATAAGTGCAAGCTCAAGTATAAGTTCAACTGCATTTCGTCACCTGTCAACCGTCAGCCATTATCCGTTATGAGGCAACTGTCATCGGTCATTTGTCAACCGTCATCAATCATCAGTCAACTGTCATCAGTCAACAAAAATCACGCTTTCGGCAAAAACACTTCTGCCATCATACAACGTGCACTGCCACCACCACAGGTTTCAATAGTATCCAATGGACTGTGAATAATGGCGCAATGTTTTTTAATGGCTTCTATTTGTGAATTCTCCAAGCTTTTATAAGCTGCGGAACTCATCACCATAAAACGTTGGTCATCGGCACCTATTACCTGAAGCATGTTGCCCGCAAATTGGTACATCTGCTGCTCGGTAATCGAAATGATTTCCCGACCGTCCTTTTTAATATGCTCCACTACATTCTTTCGCTCTTTTTTATCATCAATGGTCTCTAGGCAGATTACTACGAAGGTTTCCGCCATTGCCATCATAACATTGGTATGATAAATGGGCAAACGTTCGCCCTCAACAGTTTGGTTGGCCGTGAATATCACCGGGAAACAATCAAAGTCCTCACAAAATTCTATAAAAAGTTCTTCATGAGCACGTTCTGACAATGCACAATATGCTTTTTGGTTTACTCTGTCCTTTAAAATACTACCTGTTCCTTCAAGAAAAACACCTTCTTCCTCTGCAGCGGTATAATCGACAACATTGTCTATGCGAAAACCATGCGTTTCCAAAATATCAAAAATATCCGCTCTACGCTCTTTTCTACGATTTTCCGCAAACATGGGATAAACACAGGCAATTCCGTTACTATGAAATGAAATCCAATTATTGGGGAAGATGGAATCTGGCGTATCGGTCTCTTTTTTATCGTCTACAACTATAACATTGACCCCATGATCTCGCAAGGTGTTCACAAAATCATCGAACTCCTTTTGCGCTTTTTTGTTGATTTGGTCGTTCCTTATACTTAAATCTTCTTGAAAGTAATTGTTGACCGCAGTCTGCTCGTTCATACGAAAGTTGACGGGCCTGATCATTAGAATTGTATTTGTTACTTGCATTGATTTGGTTTGGTTCATTCCCTTATTAAAGGCAGCGTGCTACAACGTAAAAGTCCTTCTTGCTTTGCAATTTCCGCATATGGAATTTCTTCTACGATAAAACCCTGCTCCCTGAGCCAATAGTTCAGTCGTGTAAAATTTTGCTCCGAAACCACAATATCAGGTGAAATGGAAAAGACGTTGCTGAACATCCTGTACATTTCATCCTTGGTAATCTCAAAGATGTTTTCCTTTCCAAAATAATCTACCAACCATTGATATTCTTCTTCAATCAAAAATCCGTTTTTATGAAGTATGGCTTTGCCTTTGCCAATGGGCTGAAAACAACAATCCAAATGTAGGGCGTTCTCTTTGGCATTGGTGTTGGACTTTCTCAACTCAAAAGACTTTATTTTTTTATGTGGAAATTGTTCGCGTATATATTCCACAGCCTCCTTATTGGTTCTTGCTGTAATAAAGTCTGCATAATCCTCTCCGGTATATGTTCCAATAAAAATATATTCGTTCCATGGCATTACATCACCACCTTCTATATGAACTTCTTCGGGTGGTCTGATAACTTTGCTTGGGTCTATCTTTTCCAGAACCTCATGGATTGCCACAAATTCGCGTTCCCTATCCGGTAAAATGTTAGCATGAAACAGTTTGTCTTCAATCACAAAAGCGATATCCCGAGAAAATATCTGGTTGCAGTCCTTTAATACCTCAGGTCTAAAAACCGTTATATCATATTTTTCAAAAACCGCTGCAAAAGCCTCCATTTCCTTTATCATATCATCTTCTTTGGGATAAGTCCCTGCCAAGATATGTTCCAAAGATTTTGGATCATACGCTTCGTCCGGATCAGGTATGGGTCCACTACTTTTTGCCGTACCTAAAACCACTGCCTTTAAAGAATCTGTTTCATTCTGAATATGCAATCGCATCATAAATTATAATTAATAGCTTAGGAATATATAATATGCCGTTAAAGGAAATCCTTAAAAAATCTAAGGCAAAACTAGTGCTTTACTTGCGATTTTCCTTTTCTGCACACAGAAAAATAATTAGTCAAATTATGGGTTTCCGTAATACCATTTAAATTTTTATCTTAATCATTCAACTATCTGATTTGCAGCTACATAAAGTCAATAAAAATACATATATTTAAATTGTGAAGCCGTTGGGAACACGAATAAATTGCTATGTTTAACTTAAGAAAAAAGCTTGAGGATGAAAAAATCTATTTTCCCTTTATGTTTTTTGGCTATGATCGGTGTAGGCATTTTATCAATGAATTCTTTTTCTGGTAAAACTAGTTTTTCGAATATATTCGCGGATGGTAAAAATTCAGTATCGGAATATTCCGTGAAGTATTCTGATTGTATCAGCGAAATGAATTTTTCAGATTTTGATGATTATGATTTGGATAAACCATTTCCCAAAAAACCTGATTTCTTAAAGGAAATAAATAGATTTCTGAAAGAATATGAAGTTTCGTTGGATGCTACAGTAAAAAATTTAAATGCCATTGATGCACACGAATTTCTACACAATGAATTTGAAAGATGTGAAAATAAAATCCGCAAGAACCTGCGGTCAGAGATTCAATTATATTACAACTTCCATGTAATGAAAATGTGTTACGAAAAGGACAAGTATCTAAACTTGGATTCGAACAAAAATTTGTTAAAGCACAAATAAAACAGAGGCTTTCCAAAAAAAATCAAAGTTCAATAGAGTTATCAGATTTAGGCCGTCAAAACCGATGATAAATATTTATTTGCCAAAATATTTAAGCAAAAAAAATGTGACTGCAATTACTTTTTAAAAAAACTACTTTTAATCGCAATTTTCAAATAATTCCATCTTATCTATTGTCCAGTTTTACAAAAGACCTTAGATTTTCTCCTATATATACCTGTCTTGGTCTGCCTATTGGCTCTCCGCGCAATCTCATTTCTCTCCATTGTGCAATCCAACCTGGCAGCCTGCCCAAAGCGAACATTACCGTAAACATTTCAGTAGGTATCCCCAAAGCACGATAGATGATTCCTGAGTAAAAATCTACGTTTGGATATAATTTTCTCTTTACAAAGTAATCATCTTCCAAGGCTTCTTTCTCCAAGCCCTTGGCAATATCCAGTATGGGGTCTTGGATACCCAAATTTCCCAAAACTTCATCAGCGGATTTTTTGATGATTTTTGCTCTTGGGTCAAAATTCTTGTATACTCTATGCCCAAAACCCATTAATCTAAACGGGTCGTCTTTATCTTTGGCCTTGGCCATGTATTTTTTAGTATCACCTCCATCTTCTTGAATGGCCTGGAGCATTTCCAATACTGCTTGGTTGGCGCCACCATGTAGAGGCCCCCAAAGTGCAGAAATCCCTGCAGAAAGCGAAGCAAAAAGTCCAGCATGTGATGAACCTACAATACGGACCGTTGAGGTAGAACAATTCTGTTCGTGATCGGCATGAAGAATCAAAAGTTTATCCAGTGCGTTGATGGCAATAGGATCCTTTTTATATTCTTGGTTTGGCTTCTTGAACATCATCTTATGGATGTTTTCCACATAGCCTAAAGTATCATCACCATAATCCAAGGGCAATCCTTTCTTTTTTCGCTGTGTCCATGCTACAAGTACAGGAAATTTAGCGAGAATACGGACGATTGAATTATACATTGCAGTATCTGATGATACATCTACCGAGGTTGGGTTAAAAGCTACCAAAGCGCTTGTTAATGATGACAGAACGCCCATAGGATGTGCTGATTTTGGAAAACCATCCAAAATCTTTTTCATTTCTTCATCAACTTGGGATTCTTCTTTGATATCGTTGTGAAAAGTAGTGAGCTGTTCTTTATTGGGCAATTCACCAAATATCAATAGATAAGCTACTTCTAGAAAATCTGCCTTTTCAGCCAAATCCTCTATGGCATAGCCCCTATAGCGAAGTATACCTTTTTCCCCGTCCAAAAAAGTTATAGAACTTTCACAAGAACCCGTGTTTTTATAACCTGGATCAATGGTCACCATACCACTTATAGCTCTAAGTGTTTTTATGTCTATGGCTAGTTCGTCCTCAGTGCCTTTTATAACTGGGAATTCATATTTTTTACCCTCGTACTCAAGTGTAGCTTTATCAGACATTGTATAATTTAAAAGATTAAAAAAATAGAAAGGGAAAATTACGAAAAACCAAGACCATTAACAATTTATACACTTTCTTTCTGCAAGGTTGAAAGCACAAAAAAATGTTAAGTTCAAAGGGGTTCAAATATTGCCAAAACCATAAAGGTCTCTGTAATAATTGTCAACCGATTTCTTCCAAGTAAATCTTTTCCTTTTGGCCGCGGACTGGATTTTTTTCCATGTAGGCTTGTCTTTGCTAAAGACATCCAAGGCAATATCAAAACCTTTTAGCATGCTCTTGATTTTCTCATCATAGGTATTTCCATCAAAACTGAATCCAGTTTTCATGTGCGAAACGGTATCCTTAAGACCACCCGTATGGTGAACCAAACAGGGATTGCCATTCCGCATGGCCAGCATTTGGCTTATACCGCAAGGCTCAAAGAGACTGGGCATAAAATACAGATCGGATTCCAAGTAAATAGAGTCTATCAGACTCTCGGATTGTCCGTTGGTAAATACAAAGTTTTTGTGCTCATAGCTCAATTGCCTGAACAGCTCCTCGTATTCCGGTGCACCTGTGCCCAATAACATAAAAATTCCATCCACTCTTTTTAGTTTTTCCAAGATTTCAACAAATGCTTCTGGTGAACGCTTGAAAAAATAAAATTTCTGTTCGGTCAATCGTGCTACGCTAGAAGCTATGAATTTTGGCCTATTATCAACAAAATCCATGATCTTTTCTCCAGTATGCGCCAAAAAATCCGCTTTATATTTTTTAGATTCTTCTTGGAGCCATCTAAACAGTGCTTTGACGGTATTTCTATAAATGAAGCCTTTTTCCTCTTGATTGATATTTTTATAATTACACCCATTTAAGATACCGAACAGCCGCCACTCATTATCAGCTTTTCCCAAATCTTTTTCGAGACCTTCCCCCCCAATAAATTCTGGCGGAGAACTGGGCAACAGCACATCTTCTTTGTAGGAAGGGGAAACAGTATGTACAGCGTCCGCAAAACGTATGCCCACGGCCATTAGATTGATACAATCTTGGTATCGATAATCCATCAAGGATTTGTAATCTATCGGCACTTCTGGAAACCAATTTTTTAAGGAGGAATAATTATCGGCAAAAGGGCGAATACCTTGAATGGCCAAATTATGGATACTATATACAGTCCGTATACTTTTTAAATTTTTATAGCTATTGTGATACTCTCTTAGAAACAACAATAAGCTCGAATGCCAATCGTGTAGATGTATGATGTCCAAATTTCCAAAAGCACCCTTTTTTATTGCTTCTGCGACACCGGTGCAAAAGATAAAATATTTTATGGCATCTGTATAAAAAGGCTCTTCAGGGTCATTGTGGTATATATGCGCTATGTCCCCAGCTTCTATTTCTGGGTGATGCAGTACATAGTGAACAATATTGGAAAATTCCTTCTTGGGTTTGACCTCATAGAGCTCTGCAGTATATGACAACCCTCTTAAACTAAAATTTAGACTTGTTTTAAACAGGCCATTATGATGAAGTCTACTATAGGAAGGAACTACAACGTGGACCTTATCGCCACGTTCGGAAATTTGTCTTGGAACATCCCTAACAACATCACCCATTCCACCCGCTTTGCAATTGGCCAAGGCATCATTTTCTGCCGCGACAAAGAGAAAATTGTTCATTAAGTTAATTTTGATAAGTTACATTTGGTTTAGTCTCTTAAGTTAACCAAAGTTTATTTCTGAAACAAAAAAAAGCCTTTCCTAATTGGGAAAGGCTTTTGCTATGCTAAAAAAACATTATCATTACTTCACCTTGAAGGCTTTTTCTTGTGGATAATATGCCGTACTTCCCAATTCTTCCTCAATTCTTAGCAATTGATTGTATTTTGCCATTCTATCACTTCTGGATGCAGAACCTGTTTTAATCTGTCCTGTATTCAAGGCGACCGCCAAGTCCGCAATAGTATTATCTTCTGTTTCACCGGAACGGTGGGACATTACTGAGGTATATCCCGCATTTTTAGCCATATTGACCGCAGCTATGGTTTCGGAAAGTGTTCCAATTTGATTGACCTTGATCAGAATAGAGTTTGCAATACCATTTTCAATACCCTTGGAAAGCCTTTCCACATTGGTCACAAATAAATCGTCACCTACCAACTGAACCTTGTCCCCAACTTTATCGGTCAACATTTTCCAACCGTCCCAGTCGTTCTCGTCCATCCCATCTTCTATGGATATAATGGGATATTTTTCACAAAGATCCGCAAGATATTGTGCTTGTTCTTCTGATGTTCTAACAACACCTTTGCCGCCTTCAAATTTGGTATAATCATAGGCTCCATCAACATAAAATTCTGCAGAGGCGCAGTCCAATGCAATCATTACATCATCTCCCAATGTATACCCGGCCTTTTCAACAGCCTTGGCAATGGTATCGAGTGCATCTTCCGTTCCTCCCTCAAGGGTTGGGGCAAATCCACCTTCATCACCAACTGCAGTGCTAAGCCCTCTATCATGCAATACTTTTTTCAGGTTGTGGAAAATTTCCGTACCCATTTGCATGGAATGGCTAAAGTCATTTGCTTTGACCGGCATCACCATAAACTCTTGGAATGCTATGGGGGCATCAGAATGGGAGCCGCCATTTATAATATTCATCATAGGAACGGGTAATGTGTTCGCACTTACCCCGCCTACGTATCTGTACAATGGCATCCCCAATTCATTAGCGGCAGCTTTTGCGGCTGCAAGTGAAACGCCTAATATCGCATTTGCGCCCAATTTTGATTTATTGGGTGTTCCATCCAAAGCAATCATGGTTTCATCTATATGGTTCTGCTCAAAAACAGAAGTACCCACTAATTCTTCAGCAATAGTTGTATTTACATTGTTTACCGCTTTCGTCACTCCTTTTCCCATAAATGAATCTCCACCATCTCTAAGTTCAACGGCTTCATGCTCACCGGTAGAAGCGCCCGATGGCACTGCTGCCCTTCCCAAAATTCCGTTTTCGGTAATTACATCGACCTCTACGGTAGGGTTACCTCTTGAATCTAAAATTTGTCTTGCATGGATGTTGATAATAATGCTCATCTGAACTTAGTATTTATGGTTGAAATTAATTCGGCTAAGATACGAAAGGAGAGGTTTTAACCTTCATGATAAGGGTCATAAAAACATGGATGAAAACCTAAAAAATAAACTATAACGTTTGAGAAACCATTTTTAATATGTACAAAATTTTAATGTACTTTTTGCCCTACTTTAATATGCTAACTGAGCGAAGGGCATAGGAGGTATCAAATGTAATATAGCTTTGCTAAAGTGGTTTGGAAAAATCCCTTAGTTGCGACTTGTCTTAATTGCTTCAAAAAACTGATCGAACAAATAATCTGCATCATGTGGTCCAGGACTTGCTTCTGGATGATATTGAACTGAAAAGACCTCTTTACCTTTCATTTTTATACCAGCAACCGTATCGTCATTCAAATGCACATGTGTAATCTCTAAAGCTGAATTTGCTTCTGTTTGTTCCCTATTGACTGCAAAACCATGATTCTGTGAAGTAATTTCACCTTTCCCCGTTACCAAATTTAGAATAGGATGATTAATGCCCCTATGCCCATTATGCATTTTATAGGTGGATACGCCATTTGCCAATGCAAGTACTTGGTGACCTAGACATATGCCGAAAAGTGGTTTATTGGATTCGATCATCTCCTTCGTGGTTGAAATGGCTTCGGTCAAAGGCTCTGGATCCCCTGGACCGTTAGAAATAAAATAGCCATCAGGATTCCATTTAGACATTTCTTCAAATGAGGTATTGTAAGGAAACACTTTTATATAGGCACCTCTTTTAGCAAGATTTCTCAGTATATTTTTCTTTATCCCTATATCCAAAGCAGAAATTTTGTATGCTGAATTTTCCTCACCGAAGTAATAAGGTTCCGTTGTGGACACTTTCGAAGAAAGTTCAAGACCTTCCATGCTAGGCACTTCTGCCAATTCTTTTTTCAATGTTTCAATATCGTTGACCCGAGTGGAGATTAAAGCGTTCATGGCGCCGTTATCCCGTATATAACTCACCAAGGCCCTTGTATCTACATCTGAAATTGCAAAAAGATTGTTTTTTTCCAAGAATTCCAGCAAGCTCATATTTGCACTTGGCCTAGAATATTCATAACTAAAATTTTTACAAATGAGCCCAGCTATTTTAATTGAATCAGATTCCACTTCATCTGGATTGGTTCCATAATTACCAATATGTGCGTTAGTGGTGACCATTAATTGTCCAAAATAAGATGGGTCTGTAAATATTTCTTGGTAACCTGTCATACCCGTATTAAAACAAACTTCTCCTACGGCTGTACCTTCCTTGTCCCCAATGGCCTTACCATAAAAAATAGTACCATCTGCAAGTAGTACTATTGCTTTTTTCTTTGAGTGATACTTCATTTTGGTTTTAAATTTCGATTTGACAAAAAAACATAAAAAAAGGATAAGTTTCCACTTATCCTTTTTTTACTAATACAATAGTTAATAACATATTGTTATTCTTCTGAATCATCTGTAGTTTTGGTTTCAGCTACAGGAACTACAGTTTCTGCTTTTTTACTACCACCTCTTCTACTTCTTCTTGTAGTTTTCTTGGTAGATTTTCCAGCATTGTAAAGCTCGTTGAAATCAACCAGTTCTATCAAAGCCATATCGGCATTATCACCAAGACGGTTTCCCAACTTAATGATTCTTGTATATCCTCCTGGTCTATCCCCAACCTTTTCTGCAACGGTTCCAAAAAGTTCGGTAACCGCATATTTATCCCTTAAGTTGCTAAAAACAACCCTTCTGTTATGTGTACCTTTTTCGGTAGTTTGGTTGTTCTCGGTTTTGGACTTCGTAATCAACGGCTCTATAAATTGCTTTAATGCTTTTGCCTTCGCAACGGTTGTGTTGATCCTTTTATGTTCTATTAGGGAACAGGCCATATTTGCCAACATTGCTTTTCTGTGGGCGGCCGTTCTACCTAAATGGTTGAATTTTTTTCCGTGTCTCATGTTATTTATTTATCATCTTGCTTCTAAATCCCAATAGCTATCGGGAGAGCAAAATATGATTATTAGTCTTTGTCCAGTTTATATTTGGAAAGATCCATTCCAAACTGAAGCCCCTTGTTAATAACCAACTCTTCTAATTCGGTCAATGATTTTTTACCAAAATTTCTGAACTTCATCAAATCGTTTTTGTTGAAAGAAACCAAATCTCCCAAAGTATCAACTTCAGCAGCTTTAAGACAGTTCAATGCCCTAACGGACAAATCCATATCTACCAATTTGGTTTTTAACAACTGACGCATATGTAACGATTCTTCGTCATATGTTTCTGTTTGGGCAATTTCATCAGCTTCCAAAGTGATGCGTTCGTCTGAAAACAGCATAAAATGGTGAATCAAAACTTTTGCAGCTTCGGTCAATGCATCTTTAGGATGAATAGAGCCATCTGTTACGATTTCAAAAACCAATTTTTCATAATCGGTCTTTTGCTCTACCCTAAAGTTCTCTATGCTATATTTTACGTTTTTTACGGGAGTATAGACAGAATCTACAGCAATGCTTCCTAAAGGTGCATTGGATTTTTTGTTTTCTTCCGCAGGAA encodes:
- a CDS encoding dimethylarginine dimethylaminohydrolase family protein, with product MMRLHIQNETDSLKAVVLGTAKSSGPIPDPDEAYDPKSLEHILAGTYPKEDDMIKEMEAFAAVFEKYDITVFRPEVLKDCNQIFSRDIAFVIEDKLFHANILPDREREFVAIHEVLEKIDPSKVIRPPEEVHIEGGDVMPWNEYIFIGTYTGEDYADFITARTNKEAVEYIREQFPHKKIKSFELRKSNTNAKENALHLDCCFQPIGKGKAILHKNGFLIEEEYQWLVDYFGKENIFEITKDEMYRMFSNVFSISPDIVVSEQNFTRLNYWLREQGFIVEEIPYAEIAKQEGLLRCSTLPLIRE
- the carA gene encoding glutamine-hydrolyzing carbamoyl-phosphate synthase small subunit; the protein is MKYHSKKKAIVLLADGTIFYGKAIGDKEGTAVGEVCFNTGMTGYQEIFTDPSYFGQLMVTTNAHIGNYGTNPDEVESDSIKIAGLICKNFSYEYSRPSANMSLLEFLEKNNLFAISDVDTRALVSYIRDNGAMNALISTRVNDIETLKKELAEVPSMEGLELSSKVSTTEPYYFGEENSAYKISALDIGIKKNILRNLAKRGAYIKVFPYNTSFEEMSKWNPDGYFISNGPGDPEPLTEAISTTKEMIESNKPLFGICLGHQVLALANGVSTYKMHNGHRGINHPILNLVTGKGEITSQNHGFAVNREQTEANSALEITHVHLNDDTVAGIKMKGKEVFSVQYHPEASPGPHDADYLFDQFFEAIKTSRN
- a CDS encoding helix-turn-helix domain-containing protein, with the protein product MNCIRLKKGLAQVDLVDRIEARIDTTNISRIEKGRTNATVHTLFRISQALEVPLSEICSLKSTQPQ
- a CDS encoding glycogen synthase translates to MNNFLFVAAENDALANCKAGGMGDVVRDVPRQISERGDKVHVVVPSYSRLHHNGLFKTSLNFSLRGLSYTAELYEVKPKKEFSNIVHYVLHHPEIEAGDIAHIYHNDPEEPFYTDAIKYFIFCTGVAEAIKKGAFGNLDIIHLHDWHSSLLLFLREYHNSYKNLKSIRTVYSIHNLAIQGIRPFADNYSSLKNWFPEVPIDYKSLMDYRYQDCINLMAVGIRFADAVHTVSPSYKEDVLLPSSPPEFIGGEGLEKDLGKADNEWRLFGILNGCNYKNINQEEKGFIYRNTVKALFRWLQEESKKYKADFLAHTGEKIMDFVDNRPKFIASSVARLTEQKFYFFKRSPEAFVEILEKLKRVDGIFMLLGTGAPEYEELFRQLSYEHKNFVFTNGQSESLIDSIYLESDLYFMPSLFEPCGISQMLAMRNGNPCLVHHTGGLKDTVSHMKTGFSFDGNTYDEKIKSMLKGFDIALDVFSKDKPTWKKIQSAAKRKRFTWKKSVDNYYRDLYGFGNI
- a CDS encoding citrate synthase; translated protein: MSDKATLEYEGKKYEFPVIKGTEDELAIDIKTLRAISGMVTIDPGYKNTGSCESSITFLDGEKGILRYRGYAIEDLAEKADFLEVAYLLIFGELPNKEQLTTFHNDIKEESQVDEEMKKILDGFPKSAHPMGVLSSLTSALVAFNPTSVDVSSDTAMYNSIVRILAKFPVLVAWTQRKKKGLPLDYGDDTLGYVENIHKMMFKKPNQEYKKDPIAINALDKLLILHADHEQNCSTSTVRIVGSSHAGLFASLSAGISALWGPLHGGANQAVLEMLQAIQEDGGDTKKYMAKAKDKDDPFRLMGFGHRVYKNFDPRAKIIKKSADEVLGNLGIQDPILDIAKGLEKEALEDDYFVKRKLYPNVDFYSGIIYRALGIPTEMFTVMFALGRLPGWIAQWREMRLRGEPIGRPRQVYIGENLRSFVKLDNR
- the eno gene encoding phosphopyruvate hydratase → MSIIINIHARQILDSRGNPTVEVDVITENGILGRAAVPSGASTGEHEAVELRDGGDSFMGKGVTKAVNNVNTTIAEELVGTSVFEQNHIDETMIALDGTPNKSKLGANAILGVSLAAAKAAANELGMPLYRYVGGVSANTLPVPMMNIINGGSHSDAPIAFQEFMVMPVKANDFSHSMQMGTEIFHNLKKVLHDRGLSTAVGDEGGFAPTLEGGTEDALDTIAKAVEKAGYTLGDDVMIALDCASAEFYVDGAYDYTKFEGGKGVVRTSEEQAQYLADLCEKYPIISIEDGMDENDWDGWKMLTDKVGDKVQLVGDDLFVTNVERLSKGIENGIANSILIKVNQIGTLSETIAAVNMAKNAGYTSVMSHRSGETEDNTIADLAVALNTGQIKTGSASRSDRMAKYNQLLRIEEELGSTAYYPQEKAFKVK
- a CDS encoding carboxypeptidase-like regulatory domain-containing protein, yielding MQLLKPTVSSLFVMLFCQCLSAQTIASKIIDGKTKEPIPYATVQYGENLGVITNEEGRFSFELEESVQYLDSIYISSIGYAKTGFPFQKSLDSIISITPKAIELSGVYLFDKELSVDDIMERVEERLPINYNKAPIKQRFFLRQSTFNTMQKLNIEFKKSTIEELNKKLIDSIISILPRNAQYYTETLGDFYRSEELNKLEVIKAAELYDKSNEGSMEALSDKMEAIFKANVKPDSYLKIKSGIFGQKVQVDSILDAEDEASELEAELKEPEKTDFLGNRKYVLNQIHNQFFGKKSKLDVAKKLNRYDFELLGYSELENQGVYVIGYEPSRRADFRGKLFVNIEDFAIMRIDYENVKSLKSIKLLGFSYQEHTYKGTTVFSKFGKDKYVPKFMALTFGRKMGVDRPLKVIEKNKHVKGRRKQNELSLALDIINYNTEKFEMVVFDSDVVPKSSLENLEEDETVKAIYLSAYNPEFWKGYTIMEPNQAIREFTVVE
- the ctlX gene encoding citrulline utilization hydrolase CtlX; its protein translation is MQVTNTILMIRPVNFRMNEQTAVNNYFQEDLSIRNDQINKKAQKEFDDFVNTLRDHGVNVIVVDDKKETDTPDSIFPNNWISFHSNGIACVYPMFAENRRKERRADIFDILETHGFRIDNVVDYTAAEEEGVFLEGTGSILKDRVNQKAYCALSERAHEELFIEFCEDFDCFPVIFTANQTVEGERLPIYHTNVMMAMAETFVVICLETIDDKKERKNVVEHIKKDGREIISITEQQMYQFAGNMLQVIGADDQRFMVMSSAAYKSLENSQIEAIKKHCAIIHSPLDTIETCGGGSARCMMAEVFLPKA